The Nostoc cf. commune SO-36 genomic sequence TTAATAATACTTGTTCTGCTTTTTTAAGTGTCAGAAAACTCTAAATATTGCCAGTAATTTAAAGATTTGAATCTAACAGAACGATTACAAACTTCTCTCAGTGAGATAGCGCGAGAACGAGATCCTTACATGGCAACGGCTGGACATTTTTTTGTCCAAGAATACATTCGCCAGCAATTTTCCCAATGGGGGAGTGTGGAAATCCACACCTTTGAAGTCAGGGGTAAAGCTTGTAATAACTTGATATTAAATTTGCCATCCCAAGGGAGAGGGCAAAAAAAAGATTTGCCACCGATTTTAATTGGCGCTCATTATGATGGCGTTCCGGGAACACCAGGGGCAGATGATAATGCTACAGGTGTAGCGGTGTTGCTGGAATTAGCCAGAAAGTTTGCTGCCCAAGCTGTCAGGTATCCCTTAAGACTAGTTGCTTTCGATATGGAAGAATACGGCTTACTGGGTAGTGCTGATTATGCAGCCTTGTTGCACGAACAAAAGCAACAGCTACGCTTAATGATCTCCTTAGAAATGCTGGGTTATACCGATTCTACGCCTGGTTCCCAAAGTTACCCCCCTCCTCTGGAACGCTTCTACCCAGATACAGGTGATTTTATTGCTTTAATTGGCAATTTGCGTATATTGCCTGACTTAATTGGCATGAGCCGTAATATTGGCAAAGCTGGCGTATCTAGTCAATGGCTACCCGTACCGAATCGAGGTTTAATAGTTCCCCAAACTAGACTTAGCGATCATGCACCATTCTGGGATCTGGGCTATCCTGCAATGATGGTGACAGATACGGCATTCTTGCGAAATCCACATTATCACAAAGCTAGTGATGCGATCGCTACTTTGGATTTAGATTTTCTGACTCGTGTATGTGAAGGGTTAGAGATAGCGATTCGGAGTCTATAAAAAGTTAGTAGTTAAAAATGATTGGGCGGAAAATATACTTTTGAAGTAATTATGTAGCTGAAAGTGTCAATATCATCAGTTATTTAACAAAATGTTTTAAATGCTACAAATAAAACTTGTAATGTCTACTTTAATCATATATTTTCCCTGTGCGATCGCGCATTTGGAGTCAAAGTAATTAAATCGTCAATATTGCGTTTCATTGTCTCGCAAATTGCATTTAATGGTAAATCATTAGCATCATAACCGAAGGGATTTTCTATCTCTAAGCCAATGGCTTCAATGCCAAACACAGTAAACCCAACTAAAGCAGAGATTAAACCTGTCCACCAACCGAGACTTTGTACTATTTGAAATGGGAGCAGAAAGCAATATAGTATCAGCAATTGCTTCAAATGAATAGCATAAGCAAGGGGCATAGGTGTTTTTAAAATACGTTCGCAAGCACCTAAATTATCCACAAGATTATTTAATAGTTCTTGCATAGATGTTAGCTGGTAGCTATTAAGGCAATTCCGATGATACTGTTCCTGTAAATAATCTCCTATCCAAAAAGCAACCTCTATAGGAGGATTATTCATAATTTTAAGTTTTATATACTTAGTAGATGGCATTAAGTCTTCTAACTCGCTATTGACAGCTTCTCCTCGCAAATGTAATTTAGTTGTTACAGCAAAAGCTACCAATAAGTTTAATGCCGTAATTTTGTTATCTTTATCTTCTGGTGAAATCTCATCAATTGATACCCAAATTTGCCGCGCTAAATTTCGGGCATTATTTACTATAGAACCCCAGCATTTTCTTCCTTCCCAAAACCGCTCATAAGCAGTATTTGTCCGAAATACAAGTAACAAGCCTAA encodes the following:
- a CDS encoding bestrophin family protein — translated: MTAEKIKWLRTQLQPKGSVTKAVYKHIIWCGTFGFLISILYHFDVPVSQPILGSVIPSIVLGLLLVFRTNTAYERFWEGRKCWGSIVNNARNLARQIWVSIDEISPEDKDNKITALNLLVAFAVTTKLHLRGEAVNSELEDLMPSTKYIKLKIMNNPPIEVAFWIGDYLQEQYHRNCLNSYQLTSMQELLNNLVDNLGACERILKTPMPLAYAIHLKQLLILYCFLLPFQIVQSLGWWTGLISALVGFTVFGIEAIGLEIENPFGYDANDLPLNAICETMKRNIDDLITLTPNARSHRENI
- a CDS encoding M28 family peptidase; translation: MNLTERLQTSLSEIARERDPYMATAGHFFVQEYIRQQFSQWGSVEIHTFEVRGKACNNLILNLPSQGRGQKKDLPPILIGAHYDGVPGTPGADDNATGVAVLLELARKFAAQAVRYPLRLVAFDMEEYGLLGSADYAALLHEQKQQLRLMISLEMLGYTDSTPGSQSYPPPLERFYPDTGDFIALIGNLRILPDLIGMSRNIGKAGVSSQWLPVPNRGLIVPQTRLSDHAPFWDLGYPAMMVTDTAFLRNPHYHKASDAIATLDLDFLTRVCEGLEIAIRSL